The Streptomyces europaeiscabiei genome window below encodes:
- a CDS encoding glycoside hydrolase family 2 TIM barrel-domain containing protein — MSFRTTATTSSTGASVDYVEDVSPGSGALPPRAWYASSDARSLSLNGSWRFRLSPTADAEDDSFAAQGYDAGGWAEVAVPGHWVLQGDGAFGAPIYTNHLYPFPVDPPRVPTENPTGDHLRFFDLPQEWPALDEGGAVLRFDGVESCARVWLNGTDIGEFKGSRLPHEFAVGHLLKPTGNVLAVRVHQWSAGSYLEDQDQWWLPGIFRDVTLLHRPAGSALDFFVHASYDHVGGIGTLRVDSDVDGRVLVPALDIDVATGEAVTVPVEPWTAETPRLYDGELVTEGERVPLRIGFRTVVLEDGLLKVNGTAILFKGVNRHEWHPRKGRALDLETMREDVLLMKRHNLNAVRTSHYPPHPAFLDLCDEYGLWVIDECDLETHGFTEQNWRDNPVDDDRWTPALLDRAARMVERDKNHPSVVIWSLGNEAGTGRGLTAMAEWIHDRDTSRLVHYEGDWDCRDTDIYSRMYADHAEVERIGQGLDGGTHKRRGLPFIQCEYGHAMGNGPGGIADYQRVFEAHERIQGGFIWEWIDHGVKHPELGYAYGGDFGEELHDGNFVCDGLIFPDRTPSPGLIEFKKVIEPVRIEGDGPAGTVRVRNAFDFADLSSLAFEWAYEIDGKTVEAGTLSVPSLKPGESAEVKLPQPPTGGPAGEALWTVRALLAEDTAWGRKDHQVAWAQLPVVERPLPKVAPTDGPSASEKLIYLGPASFDVRTGALKTIGGLDVTGLRLDVWRATTDNDEGAWNGGTCYSKLWRELGLHCMQHRLDGVELGADALTVRTRVAPAARELGLRTTYRWTADDTRLKLTVSVVPEGDWTVPLPRLGIRFGLSSANYVKWYGGGPGEGYPDTKSASMVSRHHSTVDELQTPYVRPQENGARPDVRWAELGGLRIDGDPQFWFTARRWTTEQLDAAAHLTDLRAGDTVWVNLDHDLMGIGSQSCGPGPLPQYHLQAGPTEFSFVFSTTKP; from the coding sequence ATGTCTTTCCGCACCACCGCCACCACCTCCTCCACCGGCGCATCCGTCGACTACGTCGAGGACGTCTCGCCGGGCAGCGGGGCCCTGCCGCCCCGCGCCTGGTACGCGTCCTCCGACGCACGGTCGCTGTCGCTCAACGGGAGCTGGCGCTTCCGTCTCTCCCCCACCGCCGACGCCGAGGACGACTCGTTCGCGGCGCAGGGGTACGACGCCGGGGGCTGGGCGGAGGTGGCGGTGCCGGGCCACTGGGTGCTGCAGGGGGACGGGGCCTTCGGGGCGCCGATCTACACCAACCACCTGTACCCCTTCCCGGTGGACCCGCCGCGGGTGCCGACGGAGAACCCGACCGGCGACCACCTGCGGTTCTTCGACCTGCCGCAGGAGTGGCCCGCTCTCGACGAGGGCGGGGCGGTGCTGCGCTTCGACGGTGTGGAGTCCTGTGCCCGGGTGTGGCTGAACGGCACGGACATCGGTGAGTTCAAGGGGTCCCGGCTGCCGCACGAGTTCGCGGTCGGGCACCTGCTGAAGCCGACGGGGAACGTCCTCGCCGTCCGGGTCCACCAGTGGTCGGCGGGCTCCTATCTGGAGGACCAGGACCAGTGGTGGCTGCCCGGGATCTTCCGGGACGTCACCCTGCTGCACCGCCCGGCGGGCAGCGCCCTCGACTTCTTCGTGCACGCCTCCTACGACCACGTCGGCGGCATCGGGACCCTGCGTGTCGACTCCGACGTCGACGGCCGGGTCCTCGTGCCCGCCCTCGACATCGATGTCGCGACCGGCGAGGCGGTGACGGTCCCGGTGGAGCCGTGGACCGCCGAGACTCCTCGGCTGTACGACGGTGAGCTGGTCACCGAGGGCGAGCGGGTCCCGCTGCGGATCGGTTTCCGCACGGTCGTGCTGGAGGACGGCCTGCTCAAGGTCAACGGTACGGCGATCCTCTTCAAGGGCGTCAACCGCCACGAGTGGCATCCCCGCAAGGGCCGCGCCCTCGACCTGGAGACCATGCGCGAGGACGTGCTGCTGATGAAGCGGCACAACCTCAACGCCGTGCGCACCTCGCACTACCCGCCGCACCCGGCCTTCCTCGACCTGTGCGACGAGTACGGCCTCTGGGTGATCGACGAGTGCGACCTGGAGACCCACGGCTTCACCGAGCAGAACTGGCGGGACAACCCCGTCGACGACGACCGCTGGACCCCGGCCCTCCTGGACCGCGCGGCCCGGATGGTCGAGCGCGACAAGAACCACCCCTCGGTGGTCATCTGGTCCCTCGGCAACGAAGCCGGCACCGGCCGCGGCCTCACCGCCATGGCCGAGTGGATCCACGACCGCGACACCTCGCGCCTCGTGCACTACGAGGGCGACTGGGACTGCCGGGACACCGACATCTACTCCCGGATGTACGCCGACCACGCCGAGGTCGAACGCATCGGGCAGGGCCTGGACGGCGGCACCCACAAGCGCCGCGGGCTGCCCTTCATCCAGTGCGAGTACGGGCACGCCATGGGCAACGGCCCCGGCGGCATCGCCGACTACCAGCGCGTCTTCGAGGCCCACGAGCGCATCCAGGGCGGCTTCATCTGGGAGTGGATCGACCACGGCGTCAAGCACCCGGAGCTGGGCTACGCCTACGGCGGCGACTTCGGCGAGGAGCTGCACGACGGCAACTTCGTCTGCGACGGCCTGATCTTCCCGGACCGGACGCCGTCCCCCGGCCTGATCGAGTTCAAGAAGGTCATCGAGCCGGTCCGTATCGAGGGCGACGGCCCGGCCGGGACGGTCCGGGTGCGCAACGCGTTCGACTTCGCCGACCTGTCCTCGCTGGCCTTCGAGTGGGCGTACGAGATCGACGGGAAGACGGTGGAGGCGGGCACCCTGTCGGTGCCGTCACTGAAGCCCGGTGAGTCGGCAGAGGTGAAGCTGCCGCAGCCGCCGACCGGCGGACCGGCCGGCGAGGCGCTGTGGACCGTACGGGCGCTGCTGGCCGAGGACACGGCCTGGGGCAGGAAGGACCACCAGGTCGCGTGGGCTCAACTCCCGGTCGTGGAGCGGCCCTTGCCGAAGGTGGCGCCGACCGACGGTCCCTCGGCGAGCGAGAAGCTGATCTATCTCGGCCCGGCCTCCTTCGACGTCCGCACGGGCGCGCTGAAGACCATCGGCGGCCTCGATGTGACCGGGCTCCGCCTGGACGTGTGGCGGGCGACCACCGACAACGACGAGGGCGCGTGGAACGGCGGCACCTGTTACAGCAAGCTGTGGCGGGAACTCGGTCTGCACTGCATGCAACACCGCCTGGACGGGGTTGAGTTGGGCGCCGACGCACTGACCGTACGGACGCGGGTGGCGCCGGCCGCCCGGGAGCTCGGTCTGCGCACGACCTACCGCTGGACAGCCGACGACACCCGGCTGAAGCTGACCGTGTCGGTGGTGCCGGAGGGCGACTGGACCGTGCCGCTGCCGAGGCTCGGCATCCGCTTCGGGCTGTCGTCCGCCAACTATGTGAAGTGGTACGGCGGCGGTCCCGGCGAGGGCTACCCCGACACCAAGTCGGCGTCCATGGTGAGCCGTCACCACTCCACGGTCGACGAGCTCCAGACCCCGTACGTCCGCCCGCAGGAGAACGGCGCCCGTCCCGATGTCCGCTGGGCGGAGCTGGGCGGCCTGCGTATCGACGGCGACCCGCAGTTCTGGTTCACGGCCCGCCGCTGGACCACCGAACAGCTGGACGCCGCCGCGCATCTGACGGACCTTCGGGCCGGTGACACGGTGTGGGTGAACCTCGACCACGACCTGATGGGCATCGGCTCCCAGTCCTGCGGACCGGGGCCGCTGCCGCAGTACCACCTGCAGGCCGGGCCGACGGAGTTCTCGTTCGTGTTCTCGACGACGAAGCCGTAG
- a CDS encoding carbohydrate ABC transporter permease: MTTTTTPPANRVDTSAKPRRVRTGSVIGSTGLYIATGFAALLFLIPFYLIVRNALMTDPEITGEEWQWFPTDIQWGNISEPFDDPSVDFARSLWNSAVVGVLHTVGTLLVCSLAGYGLARIPFKHANKVFYAVLGTLMVPTAVTFVPSFVLVSSLGWIDTYRGLIIPGLFSGFTCFLFRQYFLGFPKELEEAARVDGLGYMGAYWRVVVPNSLNFFAAMATITFISGWNSFLWPLVIGQDPSAWTVQVALSNYMTGQTVNFHLIFMATAISILPLVFVFLFLQRWLVQGIAQTGIKG, encoded by the coding sequence GTGACCACCACCACGACACCTCCGGCGAACCGGGTGGACACGTCGGCCAAGCCGCGTCGCGTCCGGACCGGCAGTGTGATCGGCTCGACCGGTCTCTACATCGCCACCGGCTTCGCCGCGCTCCTCTTCCTCATCCCGTTCTATCTGATCGTCCGCAACGCGCTGATGACGGACCCGGAGATCACGGGCGAGGAATGGCAGTGGTTCCCCACCGACATCCAGTGGGGCAACATCAGCGAGCCGTTCGACGACCCGTCGGTCGACTTCGCGCGCTCGCTGTGGAACTCCGCGGTCGTCGGCGTCCTGCACACCGTGGGCACGCTCCTGGTCTGCTCGCTGGCCGGCTACGGCCTGGCCCGCATCCCGTTCAAGCACGCCAACAAGGTCTTCTACGCCGTCCTCGGCACCCTGATGGTCCCGACCGCCGTGACCTTCGTGCCCAGCTTCGTGCTGGTGTCGTCCCTCGGCTGGATCGACACCTACCGGGGTCTCATCATTCCGGGCCTGTTCAGTGGTTTCACCTGCTTCCTGTTCCGGCAGTACTTCCTGGGGTTCCCCAAGGAGCTGGAGGAGGCGGCGCGGGTGGACGGGCTCGGTTACATGGGCGCGTACTGGCGGGTCGTCGTACCCAACTCGCTGAACTTCTTCGCCGCGATGGCAACGATCACGTTCATCAGCGGGTGGAACTCCTTCCTGTGGCCCCTGGTCATCGGCCAGGACCCGAGCGCGTGGACCGTCCAGGTCGCGCTCTCGAACTACATGACCGGCCAGACCGTGAACTTCCACCTGATCTTCATGGCCACGGCCATATCCATCCTGCCCCTGGTGTTCGTCTTCCTCTTCCTCCAGCGCTGGCTGGTGCAGGGCATCGCGCAGACTGGGATCAAGGGCTAG